Proteins from a single region of Crassaminicella profunda:
- a CDS encoding ABC transporter substrate-binding protein codes for MKWVENHTPEEIATSISPQFPDADLDILTAVAKRYKDQDTWKPDLILTEEGLNHMMDIVELAGELDKRAPYEKIVTKKFAEKAMKSIQ; via the coding sequence ATGAAATGGGTAGAAAATCATACACCTGAAGAAATTGCAACATCTATTTCACCACAATTTCCTGATGCAGATCTTGATATTCTCACAGCTGTTGCAAAAAGATATAAAGATCAAGATACATGGAAGCCTGATTTAATTCTGACAGAAGAGGGATTAAATCATATGATGGATATTGTAGAACTCGCAGGAGAATTAGATAAAAGAGCTCCTTATGAAAAAATCGTAACCAAAAAATTTGCCGAAAAAGCAATGAAATCTATTCAATAA